The sequence below is a genomic window from Rudanella lutea DSM 19387.
CTCAGTTTGATTGGCCTTTCACCCCTACCCACAACTCATCCGGAAACTTTTCAACGTTTATCGGTGCGGCCCTCCAGATTGTGTTACCAACCCTTCAGCCTGGCCATGGGTAGATCACCAAGTTTCGCGTCAACAGCATCGAACTACGCGCCCTGTTCAGACTCGCTTTCGCTTCGGCTACGTACGTCCACGCACTTAACCTCGCTCGACACCGTTACTCGTAGGCTCATTATGCAAAAGGCACGCCGTCACCCCCATCACGAGGGCTCCGACCGCTTGTAAGCGCCTGGTTTCAGGTTCTATTTCACCCGGGTACTCCCCGTCCTTTTCACCGTTCCCTCACGGTACTTTCCACTATCGGTCTTCTGGTCGTATTTAGCCTTGGCAGATGGTACTGCCGGATTCAGAGGGAGTTCCACTGGCTCCCCCCTACTCAGGATACCCGACCCCAAACAATCCCTGCCGAAAAAGGACTATCACCTGCTACGGTTGGCCTTCCCAGACCATTATCGTTCAGTCTTGTTTGGTTTACTCAGGTCCTACAACCCCCGACGGGCCGTAACCAGCCGGGTTTGGGCTCTTCCGCTGTCGCTCGCCACTACCCACGGAATCACTACTTGTTTTCTTTTCCTCTCCCTACTTAGATGTTTCAGTTCAGGAGGTTCGCCCTCTCGAAAGAGTATCATGCCTTCAGCATGATGGGTTGCCCCATTCGGATACCTTAGGATCAGCCCCTGCCAGCGGGTCCCCTAAGCATTTCGTCGCTTGCCACGTCCTTCATCGCCACCAGAAGCCATAGGCATCCCCCAGACGCTCTTGCTTATGTGTTACCTGTGTCTACTAGTCAGTTGATTCCTCGCAGAATCAGACTACTTTACTTGTTTTCCCCGTAGGTCAAAGAACTCATCTGCTACACCCCGTTGGGCGTAGCCTGGCTCTGACAAATCCGTTCGGCAGCAAACCGAGGTGATAAACTACTCTGCACTCCTCGAAGAAGAGTCCAGACAGCTCCAGAAAGGAGGTGTTCCAGCCGCACCTTCCGGTACGGCTACCTTGTTACGACTTAGCCCCAGTTACCAGATTTACCCTGACCACCTTGTTTAAGGGCAGCTTCAGGTCCCCCCGACTTCCATGGCTTGACGGGCGGTGTGTACAAGGTCCGGGAACGTATTCACCGCGCCATGGCTGATGCGCGATTACTAGCGATTCCAGCTTCATAGGGTCGAGTTGCAGACCCCAATCCGAACTGTGATCGGCTTTTCGAGATTGACTCACTGTTACCAGCTCGTAACCCGCTGTACCGACCATTGTAGCACGTGTGTCGCCCTGGGCGTAAGGGCCATGATGACTTGACGTCGTCCCCTCCTTCCTCTCTGCTTGCGCAGGCAGTCTTATCTGAGTCCCCACCTTAACGTGCTGGCAACAGATAACAGGGGTTGCGCTCGTTGCGGGACTTAACCCAACACCTCACGGCACGAGCTGACGACAGCCATGCAGCACCTTGCTTTGTGTGTATTGCTACACAGTCATATTTCTACAACCTTCACGCGCATTCTAGCCCAGGTAAGGTTCCTCGCGTATCATCGAATTAAACCACATGCTCCACCGCTTGTGCGGACCCCCGTCAATTCCTTTGAGTTTCACCGTTGCCGGCGTACTCCCCAGGTGGATTACTTACCGCTTTCGCTTAGCCACTGAATCCGAAAACCCAACAGCCAGTAATCATCGTTTACGGCATGGACTACCAGGGTATCTAATCCTGTTTGCTCCCCATGCTCTCGTGCCTCAGTGTCAATTAAGGCGTAGTAGCCTGCCTTCGCAATCGGTGTTCCGGGTCATCTCTATGCATTTCACCGCTACACAACCCATTCCGGCTACCGCCACCCCATTCAAGTCCAACAGTATCCAGCCACCCTTGATCGTTAAGCGACCAACTTTCAAACCAGACTTATCAGACCACCTACGCACCCTTTAAACCCAATAAATCCGGACAACGCTTGCACCCTCCGTATTACCGCGGCTGCTGGCACGGAGTTAGCCGGTGCTTATTCCTCGAGTACCGTCACACACTCTCGCAAGAGTGCTGTTCTTCCCCGATAAAAGGAGTTTACAACCCAGAGGGCCGTCTTCCTCCACGCGGCATGGCTGGGTCAGCCTTCCGGCCATTGCCCAATATTCCCTACTGCTGCCTCCCGTAGGAGTTGGACCCGTGTCTCAGTGTCCATGTGGGGGCCGCTCCTCTCAGAGCCCCTACGGATCATCGTCTTGGTAGGCCGTTACCCTGCCAACTAACTAATCCGACGCAAGACCCTCCTTCACCTATAAATATTTATCTGTAAAACCATGCGATCCCACAGAACCATGCGGGTTTACCTTCGCTTTCGCAAAGCTATCCCCCAGTGAAGGGCAGGTTCCTTACGCGTTACGCACCCGTTCGCCACTGTCATTGCTGACCGTTCGACTTGCATGTATTAGGCCTGCCGCTAGCGTTCATCCTGAGCCAGGATCAAACTCTCCATCGTAAATAATTGTGTGGTAAGTAAACTTACCACGATGTGTTCAACTGGTCGTTAAAGACGCAGCTTATCACACGTTGTTTGCTGCTTGAACCGATCTGTCAAAGAACTCATCTGCCGTGCGGGTTGCTCCGGTTGGCATGGAAGAAAAACCCGTTGGTTTGTCTCGTAAAGCACGTGGCTCTCAGGCCGTTGTACTTTCTTTATGTTGTTTCCCGTTGAATGGGAGTGCAAAATTAGTGTTTCTGAGTGGCCTTGTCAAGTGTTTTCGAAAATTTATTTTCTTTTTCTTTTCGAAGACCGCTCCCCGCCTGAAGACTCGAAAACCTCGGTGGCAAGTGCCAGCCGGTGTGTTTTCCCTCATTTGGGACTGCAAAGGTACGCCATAAATCCACCCTTTGTCAAGGCCCGCTTAAAAGATTTATCTGAACAAAATGAGTAGAAACGGGTAAGTCATAGCTATTCAATAACTTACCCGTTCAAAAAAGTTTAAACTTTTTTCAGCAGGTGGTTCTTTTTGCCCTTTGACACGAGCAAATAGCGTCCTTGGAGCCATTCAGTAGGCACTGAAGCGGCCGGATCGCTCACCTTATTTTTATTAATACTTACCGCATTTTGCGAGATTGCCCGACGTGCCTCACCTTTTGACGCGTACACTTCGCCCCGCGTAGCTACCGATAACAGATCCGTTAGGTTTTGTGCCTGCTCTAAATCTTCAGCCGTCAGTTCGGTTTGGGGTACCCCTTCGAAGATTACTTCGAACTCATCAGCCTGAATTTGCTGAAGCGTTTCGAGCGTTGCCTTACCATATAATACTTCCGATGCTTTCACGGCCAGGTCGAAACCGGCTTGCCCATGTACACGAATGGTAACGTCCTGCGCCAAGGCCTTCTGAAGAATACGCAAATGAGGGGCCTCAGCATGTTGACGCTCCAGTTCTTCGATTTCCTCCCGCGACAGCAGGGTGAATACCCGAATTAATCGCGGGGAATCATCATCCGTTGCGTTGAGCCAGAATTGGTAAAACTGGTACGGGGACGTCATTTTGGAATCCAGCCAGACATTCCCCCCGGCCGATTTACCAAACTTGGTCCCGTCGGATTTGGTGATCAGGGGCGTCGTGAGTGCAAAAGCCAGGTGGTCTTCCTGCGGGTCGGCCTGTCCGCTGTCTTTGCGCCGGATCAGTTCGGTACCCGTTGTGATGTTGCCCCACTGATCGGACCCGCCCATTTGCAGCCGAACACCCTTATTCTTATATAGCCAATAAAAATCGTAACCCTGAAGAAGCTGGTACGAGAACTCCATGAACGACAACCCGGTTTCGAGCCGTTTCTTCACCGAATCTTTAGCTACCATATAATTGACGGTAAGATGCTGACCAGCCTCGCGCAAAAAGTCGAGGAAGGTCATGTTCTTAAACCAGTCGTAATTGTTAACCATCTCGGCGGCATTAGCCCCTGATTCGAAGTCCAGAAAACGGGTCAACTGTGCCCGGATACCTTCCTGATTACGACGCAGCGTTTCTTCGGACAGGTAATCGCGCTCAGTTGAGCGGCCCGAGGGGTCACCGATCATGCCCGTAGCTCCACCCACCAGGGCAAAAGGCTTGTGACCTGCCCGTTGAAAATGAACCAGCAGCATGATGGTGGCTAAATTGCCAATATGCAACGACGATGCCGTAGGGTCGAAGCCGATATACCCAGCCGTCATTTCTTTGGTCAGCTGCTCTTCGGTTCCGGGAGTCATGTCGTGCAGCATGCCCCGCCAACGGAGTTCTTCAATGAAATTCATACGTGAAAGGAGAAGGGAGTAAGGGGAAGAAAAGGAAGAAGGACGCAGGCTTTTTATCCCTTTTGTCTCTATCCTCCCTTTCGTTCCTCTCCTCCTTAGTTTGCAAAATTAGAATTTATGGCAACAACAGCGACGAATCACCGTAGCTCAAAAAGCGATACTCGTTGTCGAGTGCTTCCTTATATATAGTACGCCAGTTGTTGCCCACTAAAGCAGCAATGAGCAGGATAAGCGTAGAGCCCGGTTGGTGAAAATTGGTGATGATGCCGCGGCACATCTTCATCTGGTAGCCCGGCGTAATATAAATAGACGTGTGTGCCACAACCGTATCGGTATGGTGGGTATCCATATACCGAAGCATGGCCTCTACGGACTCTGCCGCTGTTGGTTGCTCGTTGGGCGGAATAGCATAGGCCATGTGCTGATCGAGCTGAAACGGGTTAGGCTCCTGCCGAAGCAATTTCACCCCAAACCAGTACAAACTTTCCAGACTCCGCATAGACGTAGTTCCCACTGGTAACAGCCGGTCCAGATGCTGACGGATATTTTCCAGATTCTGGCGGGTGTACACCACCTGCTCGGCGTGCATAGTGTGCTGCCGGGGGTCATCGGTTTTGATCGGCTGAAACGTACCGGCCCCTACATGCAGAGTCAGGTAATCATGACCAATGCCGCGTTCGGTGAGGGACGCAAACACCGCATCGGTAAAGTGTAAGCCCGCGGTCGGGGCTGCTACAGCCCCTTCATTGCGGCTATAGATGGTCTGATACGTGTCGCGGTCGGCGTCGGTAACGTCACGTTTGAGATAAGGCGGCAACGGAATCTGCCCAGCCAGATGAATAATGTGGGCAAATGGTTCGGTGGCGGGTTGCCAGCTAAACTCTACCACTGAGCGCTCATAATCGACATAGCCAACCGTGAGCTTCACGGGTCCATCGGGCGCTTGAAGCGTGGTTTGCAGCGTTTCGTCGGGCTTCCAGCGTTTCCGGTTGCCGATCATGCACTGCCATACCGACGAGCCGGTTTGCTCCATGGCTTCGAGCATGGGCGGGGGCGTGTCGCGCCCGTCAGCAGCTACGGGACTCAACAGAAACAGTTCGATCAGGGCACCCGTCGGTTTGTGAAACAGCAGCCGGGCCGGTATAACCTTCGTATTATTGAAAATCAGGAAGCTGTCGGCGGGTACAAACTGAGCCAATTCGCGAAAGCCCGCGTGCCGAATCTGGCCCTGCTGATAGACCAACAACCGGGACGCATCGCGCTGTGCCAGCGGGAAGCGGGCAATCCGATCGTCGGGCAGATCGTACTGGAATTCCTGTAAAGATAATGGGAGGTTCGAAGCCAAATCAGGCAAACTCATTGTTGCTGGAGGGTTTCATGAGAATGAGTCGGATTGGCAGCGCGATAATCACGCTCGCCAGAATAAACACACTCAGGGGCAAGAGCCAGCCGTAGGTGTAGCCATCGACCTGAAAATCGGAGCGGTTAAGCATCGACAAAACAAACAGCGACAACGCCAGAATGGTATTGACAGCCGCCATGAGCGCGTAAAACCAGTTGACCAGCACCTCGTTGAGGCTATCGCGGTGGCTGGCCCAGGCCGCAGCCACCGGAATTTTTTCGGTAGGCAGTTTAGGGATAAGACGCGCTATTGAGTTGATCAGGACGTTGTTGATCAGGAAAATAGCCACCGCTGCATAGAACAGGGTTTCACGGTCGAGGTACTGCGTTGCCAACCCGGCGGAGTTGAACATAACGGCTACCTGCGATGGATATGATATATAGCTGTTGATCAGAATAAAAACTAATCCGAGGACGGAGATGATCCGCCACGCCCGGACGAAAAAAGTGCCAGTTCGCATGGTTACATTAGTCAATTGGGGTGCAAAGTTACGGCCGGTGGCGCGTGTTTAGACAGTGTCTGCTTTATTAACTCCAATTTCGGAGCGGTCGTTTCGTTTTTTTCCGAGAGAAATGGCGTTCGCGTGGGCTTTATTGCCCATTTTTGGGAACACGAATAAAATGGGACAGAAACAACCCTCGTTATGAAGATTTATACCAAGACCGGCGATACCGGCCAAACGTCGCTCATTAGCGGTCGCCGGGTCAGCAAGGCCGATATACGAATTGATGCCTACGGAACCGTCGACGAACTGAATGCCTGGATTGGGCTGGTGCGGGATCAGGCAATTAATGCGGGTCGGCGCGATTTACTCAAGGAGATACAGGACCGCCTGTTTACGGTAGGTGCCACACTGGCCAGCGACCCAGAAAAAACGGTGCGGAAGCCAATACCTGATATTGACGAGGCCGACATAACGTTATTAGAGCAGGCGATGGACAATATGGACGCCGAGCTGCCCGAGTTACGCGCTTTTGTGTTGCCGGGCGGCCACGAGTCGGTATCGTATGCACACCTCGCCCGCACGGTATGCCGCCGGGCAGAGCGCCTGGTCATTGCCCTCAACGATGAAGGCCCGGTAGACCCGCTGGTGATCCAATACCTGAACCGGTTGTCGGACTACCTGTTTGTTCTGAGCCGGAAAATGGCCCATGAACTCCAGGCCGAAGAGGTCGCCTGGAAACCGAGGGTCTGAACCGCGCTCAGGCAGGTTTTGGGTTTATCTTTTTTAGTTCATAGTTGTTGGTTTTGGGTTTATAGTTTTGGGTTTATGGGCGTGCTACTTACTACCGGATAGTTATAGCACGCCAGGTCAGACCAAAATGATAAACCAAAAACCATAAACTCTCCCTAATCACAGTTCAGACATTGAGCTTCGTCAATCCTTCGTTTCTGTTTGGCTTACTGGCCCTCGCGGTACCTATTGCCATTCACCTGTTCAACTTTCGGCGGACGCGCCGGGTGTATTTCACCAATGTAGCGCTCCTGAAGACAGTGCAGACCGAAACCAAATCGTTTCGGCGGCTTAAACACTGGCTTATTTTGCTGGCCCGGTGTCTGTTTCTGGCTTGTCTGGTACTGGCGTTTGCCCAGCCGTTCATCCCCAGTCAAAACAAGCTCGGGCTGTCGCGGCAAGGGGTGACCAGCCTCTACCTCGACAACTCGTATAGTATGCAGAACGAGCTGAACGAAAAGCGGTATCTGGACATTGCTACGGGCAAACTTGACGAGTTGCTGACACTGTTTCGCAACGCTACATCGCTCCAGTTGCTCACCAACGACTTTTCGGCCGAAGAGCAACGGGCTGGTACGGCCGAGGCCGTGCGTGACCGCGTGACGAGTGTCCGCTTTGCGCATACGCCCCGCACACTCGAAGCCGTGTACCGGCGGCAACGCAACCTGTTGTCGTCGCTGAATCCGGGCGGACGCAACCAGCTTTTCTGGTTTTCAGATTTCCAGAAAAGCACCGTGGGCGACCTCAACCGGTTACAGGTTGACACAACCGACCGGGTTTTCATTGTGCCGCTCGACGCCCAGCCAACCAAAAATATCTACGTGGACTCGGTGTGGCTCAGTACGCCCTTTATCCGCGAGATGCAGAATAACAGCGTAAACGTAACCCTGCGCAACGGTGGCCGCGAAACGGTGCGCAACCTACCGGTGCGGTTGTACCTCGACGATACCCAAACCTCAACGGCCTCAGCCAATGTGGAGCCCGGCGGGGCTGCTACGGTATCGCTCAACTTCAACGTGACATCGAAGGGGTTTCACCGGGGCCGGATTGTGTTTGAGGATTACCCAATCACGTTCGACAACGAATATTTCTTTGTGATCGAAGCCTCGCCCTCAATTCGGGTGATGCACCTGACCGGCCCCAGCCTAACCGGTGCCCGGCCGGTCGATTATATTCGTACGGTGTATTCAAACGATAGTCTGTTTCAGTTTCGGAGTTTCAGTGCCCAGAACTTTGATGTTGGGTTGCTGAAAGAAACCGACCTCGTGGTGCTGGAGGGGGTTCCGGCCGTGAGCGGTACCCTCCGCAACGAGCTGGACCGGTTTGTGCGGCAGGGGGGCAGCATCACGGTTATTCCCGACGCCAACCCGGATGCCACGTCGTATGCTTCGTTTTTGGGCGGTTTGGGCGTCAACGGCCTACAGGCGACTCCGCCCGCACCCGGCAACACGCCTATCTCGTTGGCCGACCCCGACCGCAACAGTCCGTTCTTTAGCGATGTGTTCCAGCGCAGTTTCCAGTCGGAGCCGCTCAACCTGCCGGGGGCTGTGCCCGTTTGGCGGTGGAGCGGTGGCAACCGTTTACTGGCCCTTCGCGATGGGCAAACGTTGTTGAGCCAGAACCGGGTTGGCAGTGGGTATGTGTACGTACTGGCGAACCCACTCACGCCTAGCTACGGCAACCTGGCTGAGCACGCCCTGTTTGTGCCGGTTATGTACAAGATGGCCGCTCTGAGCGTGCGCGCCCAACGCACAGCGTATTCGTTCGACGATAACCTCATTACGGTTCCGGTCACTAATCCGTCGGAGAAAACGGTGTATAAACTGAAGCGCGACAAACTCGATATTATTCCGGTACAGCGTGTGGTAGGGAATCAGTTGCTGCTCGAAATGCCCAAGAGCAATGAATTGGCCAACGGGCAGAACGTAGAAGCGGGCTATTACGAGTTACAGCTCTCAAACGGCGACGGAGCGGGCAAAACGGAGCGGTTATTGGCTTTCAATCACGGCAACCGTGAATCGGCCATGGACTTTTACTCGGCTACTGAGTTGCGCCGGGCATTTGCGAACCAGCCTAATGTAGAGGTTTTCGACAGTATTCAGGACGGTGATTTTGTGCAGGTGCTCGAACAGCAAAACTTAGGCAAGAGTCTCTGGAAGTATTTTCTGCTGGCGGCCCTCGGCTTTCTGCTGCTCGAAATTGGTCTGGTGCGGTTTATGAAAGGAGTTTAAGCACATTGTAATTCTTAAAAATGCTGTGGGCGTGTATCGGAGAACCCCTAACGGGGTAAACCGGCCTGATGCATTTCCTGAGCTATGAACAGGCAGCCCCGATGGGGCATGATAACAAAGACAAAGGGCTGACATCAAACGAAGATGTCAGCCCTTTGTCTTTTAGCTCAATCACTACTCAATCCGGACTTTTCCGGCTCCCGAATAGCTACGCAACTCGGCATTGTACATGGCATCGGCCGAAGCGGCTCCCACCGTAAACGTACCACGGGTAACGGCCCGCACGAGATAGTAATACGTTTTGGTTTCGCCGGAAGCCGTTACGTAGAAGTTAATCCGGTCGTCGCGCACGTCGAAATGATCAGGCATATCGGGTTTGGCAGCCCCCTCCATCCACTTCATGTCACGTTGCTCACCCACCAACCGGGGGTTTTCGATCTCGAAGCCAGCGGGCAGCAAGTCGGTCAGAACCACGTTGGGAACCTCCAGACCGTTGGTGCTGGCAAGGGTCAGTTTCACCACAATCAGGTCGTTTTGCCGGATACTACCCACCGGGTTACCGTTTCGGTCGCGATACTCCCGGCGTACGGTCAGGCCATTATCTTCGTCGGGGGTAGGGCCATCGGCCGGAATCCCTTCCGACTGCAGCAGGTAGTACAAACTCCCGGTTCCGCCCGTACGAATACTGACCGCACTTTGGGGCACTCGTTTCAGCAACAAATCAGCACCGGTAAAATTGCCCAGCGCCCTCCCACCTGCCGAAACTGTGGCCGTTACAGTAGCCCCGGCGTTTTGACGGGCCAATTTACCCAAAGCCAGAAACGCAAAGGCCGACTCCTGCGTGTTCAGATACGAAGCCTGCCGTACCGCACCCGACAGTTGGCGGGCCAGCGTCGGAATCTGAAGATTGTCGCGGTCAGTAGCCATGAGGGCTTCGAGAACCAACGCCAGATTCCGAATGGGCGACGCATAACTACCTCCCGACAAACGGCCCCGTGAGGTGTCGGTAAACCGCTTGGGTAGCAGAGCGCCGTAACTGCGCGTGTCGCCCAACCGGAAAAACGCAGCCGCCAACAGGTAGCGGGCGTCGGTGGTGAGCACCGCCGAATTTTTGTAGTAGTTCATGCTCGGGCGGTTGGGCTTACCCGCCAAAGCCAGCGCGTAGAGGGCATACATGTGCGTTCGGCTGGCTACTTTGCGCACCGAGTACGAGCCTGTTTCGTCGTACACGGCCTCGTCTTCGGTGGCGGGCGTGCTGGTGAGGGCCGTCAGGTAATCGAGGGCTTTGCTCAGTGTAGCCCCGCGAACCTCATAACCGGCCCGGTCGGCTTCGGTCAGGAAATGTACCGCGTAGGCCGTCACCCAATCGTCGGGTTTGGCAGCTTCGGTACCTCCGGGCCACATGCCAAACCCGCCGTTGAACAGTTGACTTCCTTCGATTCGCTCCACAGCCGCCCGAACGTTGAAAGCCGGATTGAGGTCAGAATCGCCGTTTCGTACAAAATATACATTGGCTGTTTGGCCGATGGTGCGGGTCAGGTCGGCAAAGTAAAGCTGTGGGAACGCTTTCGAGATGGTTTGTTCGAGGCAGCCGTGCGGGTAGCCCAGCAAATACGACAGCTCACGACCGTATTGCAGGACGGGCGAACGGCTCAAGACCAGACTGGTGCGGGCCGTACCGGGGAGGTAAGCGGTTGCCGCGCCCCCAATCGTTTGGGCACTCCCACCTGCCACTACTCCCGACTGCGACCGCTTGACCAGCGAAGCCGCCGGACGAATAGTAATGTCGGTTTGATCGGTGAAGGTCTCGCCCGAACGACCGTCGGTCAGGTTCTGCACCGCCACCCGGATAGCTCCCGCACCGGTAGCTTGCCTGGCCCGTACCCGAAACATGACCCGCCCCTCACGGCCCGGTTGCAGGGTAAGCCGGCTTGCCGACGCCGATGCGCTGTCCTGCACAATATCGAGCGGCCCGTTGACCGCCAGCCGAACCGATACCGGCATGGCTTTACCCGTGGTGTTGCTGAGGGTTACGGGTAGGTTCAACTCATCGCCGGGCGAAAGGAACCGGGGCACCCCGGCACTAATCACAACCGGGTCGGCCACCTTCAGATTATGACTGGCCGACCCGAAAGCCTCGCCTTTGTAGGCCACCGCCATCACCCGTAAATCGCCGGAGAACTGCGGAATATCGACCGTAAACTGGGCCTCGCCATCGAAGCCGGTCTCCAGAATACCGCTCCACTGCGCCACGAGTTTGGCCCGACTGTTGGCGAGCGGATTCACCCGTTTTTCGAGGTTGTAGCCATCCCCCCCGAAGCTCGACCGGTTGCTTTTGAGAGACAATTCAGGGAAAAGCTGCGCGTACAAATCGTGGCTGCTAACCTCCAGAGCCCGCTTTTGGTAGAAAAAGCCATGTGGGTTGGGCGTCTGAAAATTTTTCAGCTGCAAAATTCCCTCATCCACCACGGCAATAGTCACCTGAGCATTAGCCTTCGTCTTGACCCGAATGATTTGTTTGGTTTTAGACCGCGACCCACTAACAGCCGCTATCTCGACGGGCAACTGCGTGCTTTTGTCCGACACCGTCACGGGCGCGAAGCCATGCGCGACGGTCAGCGGAAGGTTGGCCTCTACCCCATCCGGCGACTCCATGGCCCGGATCAGTGTAGCCGTCACGTACACGTTGGGCAGGTGGTCGTTACCCAATGGGAAACTCCATTCGGCCGATTTGTCGGTGATGTCGAGCCAGCGGTGTTCGAGCACCCGATTGCGCTCAATGGTCACGAGCAACTTCCCGTTGAACGGGCATTTAAACAGCACTTTGGCCCGGTCGCCGGTTTCGTAGGTAGCCTTGTCGAACGTCATCAGCACCTGCCCTTCCTGACTCACTTCAAACGACGAAGCCGTGGTACTGTTGAAGCCATACGCGTAGAATTTAGATAAGGTGTAGCCCGTAGTCGTAGCCCCAGCCCGGCGGATGCGCACCTCATATTCCCCCGACACGGTAGGTACGTACCGGAACGATGCCCGCCCCCCGTTGTACGTCAGGGCGTTGGTGTACACCGGTTTTTCGCGACGGCTGGTACGGTACTGGAGCACTCCGTTGCTGTTTTTTTCGACCACCGTCTGATAATCATACCGGACAATCTGCACCGTCGACTGAGCGCCCGGCCGCAACCGCCCTTCGCGGTCGAGGGCCACCGACTCAAACGCTAGCGGGGCGTTGGTAGTCACGTAGGTATCGGCCGCACGAACACCGAAGAAGACGTCCTGCGTAAACACATCAAACCGCCGAAGCCGATTGACTGGCCGACCGTTTTCGTCAAATACCGTGGAGAATAGTTTGCCTTCGAGCACGCCCATATCGGCAAACGTAGCCGCCACCGGAAACCGCTCGGTAGCCTGCCCATTGGCGTTGGTACGGCCCTGCCGAAGATCTTTCACGATCGTACCGGCCGAGGCTCCCTCAGGTTTTTCGAGGGCATCCATACCGCCGATCGTGAAGCCAAAATCCTCGAACCCTTTGGCCACAAATGCCTTTCGCTTGAGTTGGAGTTCGAGCTCATAAGCCCGGTCGGCAGCGGGCGGCCCAAACAGATTGGTTGCCGTAGCCGAAACCGTGATGGTTTGACCGCTTCGGTACACAGTGCGGTCGGTGAGTACATCCACTTTAATGCGATCAGGAATAAACTCCTCCACGCTGATCGACTCGGAGGTGAGCAACACGTTGTTGGCGTTGAGCACCTCCACGGTATACGTGCCCGTAACAGCCGCCGGGTCGAGCGGAATATCGGTAGCTACGGCCCCCTCGCTGTTGGTTTGCTTGCGTAGGCTGCGGAACTCGCGCCCGTTGGGCAACAAAACCCGCAAGGTGAGCGGGATAGCCCCCACGCTCTCCCAACGGGCATTGCGCACCACGGTGTTGAGGTGGATGGTTTCGCCGGGCCGATAAATGTTGCGGTCGCCGTACACGAAGGCTTCGAAACCGGAGGTGTTGTCGCGCTTGCCCTCCACCTCAAACCGCGATGTTTCGACCTCGGTATCGGCCAATGATAGGAAGTTGAAATCGCTCTCGCCGTTAGTTGCTTCAAGGGAGGCAGTCACCATTGCCATGGTGAAACCGGGGGCTCGCTCGTCTACTTTTTCGAACCGGGCCAGGCCATCGCCATCGGTCTTGATGGTCATCACCGACTGGTTGTTGCTGCTGATGAGCGACACCGACACACCCTGTAG
It includes:
- a CDS encoding alpha-2-macroglobulin family protein codes for the protein MLTPQRTRHYIAYFVFFIPLLLINCSRLSFNEVSVVGRNFEDEVEQTQNLSFAFNKNVAPAGRLQEWDSTEYVRFKPAVRGKFKWVSENELIFSPAVAFDPATDYRAELTDKLLTHVTDKDLTLSGEEIAFHTPYLQLTGTESWWTRSRETGQPVAKLRLNFNYPVSAGEVAGKVNITAETDKALTTQAPTAVEGQAAVALTLPDAPASNNEQPLKLKIDKGIKVPNTGYTSQEVIEQGASLPNRQAVDVVDVQTGFDKKGAAGVQGFARVITTQELQPGRLSEYYTIQPAVETTAELTENGFIIRGDFNETDTYVLTLTDQIRGVLNTQLAEPVSRDLFFGKMPASIQFANKKAMYLSSKGARNVGLSIVNVPKVQVKIAKLYENNILHYLKGGRYEEYGETADGNWSPTGAYTYVNDEEGQYSSVLVNKTVETTDLPKVRGVSALNIAVPDGPGSTRERPMRGVYLISVGSADEAYLSASQLVSVSDIGLIARRTKTDVLVWAKSIRTAENLQGVSVSLISSNNQSVMTIKTDGDGLARFEKVDERAPGFTMAMVTASLEATNGESDFNFLSLADTEVETSRFEVEGKRDNTSGFEAFVYGDRNIYRPGETIHLNTVVRNARWESVGAIPLTLRVLLPNGREFRSLRKQTNSEGAVATDIPLDPAAVTGTYTVEVLNANNVLLTSESISVEEFIPDRIKVDVLTDRTVYRSGQTITVSATATNLFGPPAADRAYELELQLKRKAFVAKGFEDFGFTIGGMDALEKPEGASAGTIVKDLRQGRTNANGQATERFPVAATFADMGVLEGKLFSTVFDENGRPVNRLRRFDVFTQDVFFGVRAADTYVTTNAPLAFESVALDREGRLRPGAQSTVQIVRYDYQTVVEKNSNGVLQYRTSRREKPVYTNALTYNGGRASFRYVPTVSGEYEVRIRRAGATTTGYTLSKFYAYGFNSTTASSFEVSQEGQVLMTFDKATYETGDRAKVLFKCPFNGKLLVTIERNRVLEHRWLDITDKSAEWSFPLGNDHLPNVYVTATLIRAMESPDGVEANLPLTVAHGFAPVTVSDKSTQLPVEIAAVSGSRSKTKQIIRVKTKANAQVTIAVVDEGILQLKNFQTPNPHGFFYQKRALEVSSHDLYAQLFPELSLKSNRSSFGGDGYNLEKRVNPLANSRAKLVAQWSGILETGFDGEAQFTVDIPQFSGDLRVMAVAYKGEAFGSASHNLKVADPVVISAGVPRFLSPGDELNLPVTLSNTTGKAMPVSVRLAVNGPLDIVQDSASASASRLTLQPGREGRVMFRVRARQATGAGAIRVAVQNLTDGRSGETFTDQTDITIRPAASLVKRSQSGVVAGGSAQTIGGAATAYLPGTARTSLVLSRSPVLQYGRELSYLLGYPHGCLEQTISKAFPQLYFADLTRTIGQTANVYFVRNGDSDLNPAFNVRAAVERIEGSQLFNGGFGMWPGGTEAAKPDDWVTAYAVHFLTEADRAGYEVRGATLSKALDYLTALTSTPATEDEAVYDETGSYSVRKVASRTHMYALYALALAGKPNRPSMNYYKNSAVLTTDARYLLAAAFFRLGDTRSYGALLPKRFTDTSRGRLSGGSYASPIRNLALVLEALMATDRDNLQIPTLARQLSGAVRQASYLNTQESAFAFLALGKLARQNAGATVTATVSAGGRALGNFTGADLLLKRVPQSAVSIRTGGTGSLYYLLQSEGIPADGPTPDEDNGLTVRREYRDRNGNPVGSIRQNDLIVVKLTLASTNGLEVPNVVLTDLLPAGFEIENPRLVGEQRDMKWMEGAAKPDMPDHFDVRDDRINFYVTASGETKTYYYLVRAVTRGTFTVGAASADAMYNAELRSYSGAGKVRIE